One region of Diabrotica undecimpunctata isolate CICGRU chromosome 6, icDiaUnde3, whole genome shotgun sequence genomic DNA includes:
- the LOC140444762 gene encoding cytochrome c oxidase assembly factor 5, whose product MMRYEEENEKLADTSPCAGVRADLKMCLLESDCCKIQKRTPRECLKANDGSVPTQCQVLRNTFFECKRSLLDARQRFRGRKGY is encoded by the exons ATGATGCGATATGAGGAAGAGAATGAAAAACTTGCAGATACATCTCCTTGTGCAGGAGTTAGAGCCGATTTAAAGATGTGTTTATTGGAAAGCGATTGTTGCAAAATA CAAAAGAGGACTCCCAGAGAATGTTTAAAAGCAAATGATGGATCTGTGCCAACACAATGCCAAGTACTGAGAAATACTTTCTTTGAATGCAAAAGGTCACTG TTGGATGCCAGGCAACGTTTCAGAGGCAGAAAGGGATATTGA